GGGACCAGTCTCGTTAGTGGGAGACGAATCATGGTCGACAAAGCGGACCTTCGCGAGCAGTTCACCGAGGCGTTCCAGGACGCAGAGTACCCCATCTCCAGCCCGATGGATCTCGTGCCGGCGCTGCCGGCCGGGCCGTCGACGAAGTTCGAGTCCGGGGAGTTCTCGATGACTGCGATGGAACTCAACACGAAACTCGACGGCGAGTTCCCCTACGACAGCGTCAACGACTTCGTCGACGACGTGATGGCGTCGCTCGAAGACCAGGACCTCATCTGATCGGCGTCACCGCTGCGACCGCCGTCACTGCCAGGACACCCAGTCCGAGCAGGAGGTAGTTCGCCAGCGTGTTGTCCGCTCGCGCGAGGTCGAGCGTGTAGGTCCGGGCCGATAGTGGCCACAAAGGCGCGATACCGGCCGGCGTGATGATATCCGCCAGTAGATGTGCGAGGACACTGGTCGTTCCGACGAGCGCGCCGAACGCTCCCAGGAGTATCGCGGATCGCGCGTCGGTGGACGCACCGACGGCCCAGCCGAGGCCACCCAACACTCCGCCGACGACGCCGGCAAACAGGAACGTATGGGTGATCCCGCGGTGACTCACGAGCGGGAGCCGCTGATCGTAGTCGGGCACGGGCGCGAGTCCCAGTGAGAGCGCGCCGCCCAGGACCGCCAGGTTCGGGAGGTCGGCGACGAGCAACCCCAGTCCCAGTGGCGCGTACACGAGCAGGGCCGTCCCATAGTGGCCGAGCCGGTACATAGCTGCCAGGAGAGGGTCCACCCGTTTGAACCTGCTGCCCGGTCGTTTATCAGCCGTCCACTCCTATGCCACGCATGGCTGTTATGTCGGTTGTACGGACACTGGTGGGGACGTTCGGACCGTTTCTGATCCCGGCGACGCTGTTTGTCTTCGGTGCGATCGGCTACCTCGTCCTCTGGGTCATCACCCGTTCACGGCGGGAAACCTACGTGGCCGACGAATGATTCGACCGTAAGCAAATGTTGTTTCACACCAGCACACTTTTACATTAGACTAGTCTAATCCTCTCGTATGTTGAGTGCGAAGATGGAGGACTATCTCAAGGCGATCTATCGGCTCGAACGGGAGGGCGAGGCGCCGGTCGCCACTTCGACGATCGCCGAGACGGTGGGCGTCACCCCGCCGACAGCGACGAGTATGATCGAGAAACTGACCGATCAGGAGTTTCTCGAACGCGAGAAGTACAAAGGTGTCACCCTGACGCCGGAGGGCGAGACCATCGCGCTGGAAGTCATCCGCCACCACCGGTTGCTGGAGACGTTTCTCACGGAGGAACTGGGCTACGACTGGGCGACGGTCCACGAGGAAGCCGAGATCCTGGAACACCACATCAGCGAGGAGTTCGAACAGCGCCTGGCCGAGGCACTGGACGACCCCGACGTCGACCCCCACGGCGATCCGATCCCCAACGACGCCCTGGAGCCGATCGAGGACGTACCGGTGTCGGTCCTCTCGGACTACGACGAAGGGGTCCAGGTGGAGGTCGCTCGCGTCCGGGACCGAGAGCCCGACGAACTCACGTATCTCGACGGAGTGGGGATCACTCCCGGGACGGTGCTCAGTATCACCGAGGTAGCGCCGATCGGGATGGTCACCGTCTCGCTCGACTCGGGGGACTCGGTCTCGCTGCCGGAGGGTGTCGCGGACGCGATCCAGGTCCATCCGCCGGAGAGCGACCGCGCCGAGAACGGAGTGACCAAAGCGTGAGCGAGGTCACCTGGTTCACCGTCGTGCTCATCGCGGCCGGGTCGCAACTCGCTGTGTTACCCGGGGAAAAAGTCCAGTTCATCATCGCTGGCCTCTCGACGCGGTTTAGCCCCTATCTGGTCGTCGCCGCAGCAGGGACGGCCTTCGCCGGCTGGACGGCCATCGAGATCTGGCTGGGGAGTACGGTCCTGCAGCTCCTGCCCGCTATCGTGCTGGACGCGCTGACGGCAGTCCTGTTTCTCGTATTCGCATACCTGCTGGTCCGGACGGCGCCCGGGAAAGACGCCCCCCAGCGGTCGCCCTCCAACGCCATCACGACCGACGGCGGCGAACTGGACGTTCGCGTCCCGGTTCTGGACTGGAAAGTTCCCAACGCGCTCGGGGGCTTTCTCCCGATCTTCGCCATGATGGCCTTCGGCGAGTTCGGCGACAAGACCCAGATCATCACCGTCTCGCTGGCGGCACAGTACGCCGCCCATCCGACGGCGATCTGGACCGGCGAGATGCTGGCGATCATCCCCGTGAGCCTCGCTAACGCGCTGTTCTTCCACCGATTCTCTCACACCTTCGACATCCGGAAGGCCCACTTCGCAGGGGCAGCACTGTTCCTGTTTTTCGCGCTGGACTTCGGGCTGAAGGTGACCCTCGGCGTCTCCGTCTGGGAACAGCTCGTGACCACGGTAGCGAACGCCCTTCCGGTCTGAACGGCCGACGAAACGCCTTTCTTCCGGCTGTGAAATTGTTGGCCCATGCGTGGCCTCGACGACACCGACCGCGAGATCCTCGACCTTTTGCTTTCGGACGCACGCCGACCGTACAGCGATATCGCCGAGCAGGTCGGCCTCTCGGCGCCGGCCGTCTCCGACCGGGTCGACAGATTACACGAGATGGGAATCATCCGCGGGTTCACCGTCGATATCGACCGCTCGCTGCTCCGGTCGGGCGTCCCCGTTCTGATCAACATCGACGCTGCGCCCGGGCGGGGAGCAGCCGTCGCCGCCGGGATGGCCGACACCGACGCCGTCGAACACAGTTTTCGAACGGCGGACGATCACGTCCTCGTGACGGCCACCGTCCACCAGACCGAGGTGGGCGCGCTGCTGGACCGTGCTGTCGAGGACATGAGCGACGTGGCCGACTACGAGGTCCGACTGCTGGCCGACAGCGAGTGGCGGCCCGGCCTGGCCGGCCCGGAGTTCGCTCCTGATTGTGCCGAGTGTGGCAACACCGTCGACGAGGAGGGGGTCCGACGGACCCTCGACGGGGAGCCGTACTACTTCTGCTGTGAGTCCTGCGCCAAGCGGTTCGTCGACCAGTACGAGTCGCTGAAAGACGGGATTTAGAGCGCTCGGCCGCGGCGCTGGTTTCGGTTCTGAAGTACAAACCTGGTTCTGCCCACACGATCCAAAATTTCATCCGCATACAGCCTCTGTTTCGTAGGCACAAACCGCATCAACGGGGAGGGCGTACTAGTACCCAAGATGACCACCACAACGGCCCGGTTGGAGCTAACGGGCATGAGTTGTGCGAACTGTTCGGCGACCATCGAGGAGCGCGTCGGCGAGTTAGCGGGGGTCAGTCACGTCGACGCGAACTACGCCACCGACGAAGGGTCGGTGGAGTACGACCCCGACCAGGTGACGCTCGCCGAGATATTCGACGCGGTCGAGGACGCCGGCTACGGCGTCGTCACGGAGACGGTGACAGTCGGCATCACCGACATGTCCTGTGCCAACTGCGCGGAGACCAGCGCCGAGGCCCTGGCGTCGACCCCGGGCGTCGTCAGCGCCGACGTGAACTACGCGACCGACGAGGCACAGGTCACCTACAACCCGGCCGACGCGTCGATCGAGGACCTCTATGACGCCGTCGAGTCCGCCGGCTACACGCCGGTTCGCGAGGACGACGACGGAGAGGGCGGCCAGTCCTCCAGCGAACGCCGGGACGCCGCCCGCGACGCCGAGACCCGGAGACAGCGCCGGCTGACGCTGTTCGGGGCAGCGTTCTCGCTCCCGCTGCTGGTGATGATGGCCGATCACCTGCTGGGTCTCGGCCTCCTCGCTGGGACGGTCGTCGGCCAGTACCAGGGGATCGTCGCCTTCCTGCTGGCGACGCCGGTCCAGGCGCTGCTCGGACGGCCGTTCTACGAGAACGCCTACACGGCGCTCGTCAAGAACCGCCGGGCCAACATGGACGTACTGATCGCACTCGGTTCGTCGACGGCCTACTTCTACTCCGTCGCGGCTCTGTTCGGTTTGATCGCCTCGACGGGCCTGTACTTCGATACCGCGGCGTTCATCCTGGTGTTCATCACGCTGGGGAACTACCTCGAAGCCCGCTCGAAGAGCCAGGCCGGCGCGGCCATCCAGCAACTGCTGGAGATGGAGGCCGACACTGCCACGGTCGTCCACGAGGACGGCAGCGAGGCGGAGATCGAACTCTCCGAAGTCGAGGTCGGCGACCGACTGAAGGTTCGGCCCGGCGAGAAGATCCCGACCGACGGGGTCGTCCGGGACGGCAACTCGGCGGTCGACGAGTCGATGGTCACCGGCGAGTCCGTCCCGGTCGAGAAGGAACCCGGCGACGAGGTCGTCGGCTCGACGGTCAACCAGAACGGCGTCCTCGTCGTCGAGGCGACGAAGGTCGGCGAGGAGACCGCCATCCAGCAGATCGCCGAGCGCGTGCGGGCGGCCCAGTCGCGCCAGCCCGACATCCAGAACGTCGCCGACCGCATCTCGGCGTACTTCGTCCCCGCGGTCATCGCCAACGCCGTCCTCTGGGCGGTCGTCTGGGCGCTCACGCCGGATCTGCTGGCGTCGTTCGTCGGCGGGCTCCCGATCTGGGGGCTGGCGGCCGGCGGCCCCGCCGCCGTCGGCGTCACCGAGTTCGCCGTCGTCGTGTTCGCCTCCGCAGTGTTGATCGCCTGCCCCTGCGCGCTGGGGCTGGCGACGCCGGCCGCGACGATGGTCGGCACCGCAATCGGCGCCCGCAACGGTGTCCTGTTCAAGGGCGGCGATATCCTCGAACGGGTCCGCGACGTGGATACCGTCGTCTTCGACAAGACGGGCACGCTGACCGAAGGCGAGATGGAACTGACCGACGTGGAAGCGGTCGGCCCCGCTGCCGACGGTGGGACGTTGCGGACGGAACGGGAGCGGACTGCCGAGTTCGTCCTCGAAGTCGCCGCCAGCGCCGAATCGGGTAGCGAGCACCCGCTCGCGGAAGCTATCGTTGAGGGCGCACGCGAGCGTGGGATCGACGTCGAGGAGCCCGAATCCTTCGAGAACGTCCCCGGCCAGGGTGTCCGAGCGACGACGAGTCACGGCGACGTGCTGGTGGGCAACCGGACGCTGCACTCGGAGGCCGGCGTCGACGTGGGTCCCGCCGAGGACCGCCTGGATGCCCTCGAACGCGAGGGGAAGACGGCGATGCTCGTCGCGCTCCGGGCCGACGGCGACGACGAGTACCACCTGCTGGGCGTGCTGGCCGACGCCGACACGGTCAAGGGGACGGCCGCGGACGCCGTCTCGCAACTCCGCGAGCGAGGGACCGACGTGTGGCTCGTCACCGGGGACAACGAGCGGACCGCCCGCGCCGTCGCCGAGCAGGTCGGCATCGACCCCGACAACGTCAAGGCCAGCGTCCTGCCGGAGGACAAGGCCGACGCCGTCGACGACCTCCAAGCCGACGGACGACGGGCGATGATGGTCGGGGACGGCGTCAACGACGCGCCGGCACTCGCCGCCGCAGCCGTCGGGTGTGCCATCGGCTCTGGCACCGACGTGGCCATCGAGGCCGCGGACGTGACGCTGCTCCGTGACGACCCCGCCGACGTACTCAAGGCGATCCGCATCTCCGAGGCCACGCTCCGGAAGATCAAACAGAACCTCTTCTGGGCGCTGGGGTACAACACCGTGATGATCCCCCTGGCCTCTCTGGGACTGCTCCAGCCGGCCCTGGCGGCTGGGGCGATGGCCGCCTCCTCGGTGTCGGTGCTGGCGAACAGCCTCGCGTTCCGCCGGTACGTCCCCGACAGCGATTACCGGCTGCTCGGGTTCCTGCAGCCGTAGACTGACCCGGAAGCGAGCCTTCGATCGTCCGTCGACTCGCCCTTCGGCTGCGGTCGCGGGCGTCCCGACCCCGAGATTTTTGTCAGCCGCGGGCGTTCCACCGGGCGATGCCCTCCATCGTCGATGACGTGTTGTTCAGCGAGCCGTCCGGCCGACCGAACTCGCTGGTGCAGTTCGCCGGCACGTTCGCCTTCCTGGTGATATACTTGTATTTCTACGTGTACTTGGGAGAGACATCGGGTACCTGGCTGCTCGCGATGGCGCTCGGGGCGATGCTCTCGGGCACCGCGGAGTCGCTCCCGATACACCGGCGAAAGATAGCCGCCACGCTCCGTCTCGCATCGATCCTCACGTTCGTCGGTCTCCTCGTCGCCATCGTCTTCGACCCCGGCATCGTGACCGGGTAGACGACGGTGCCCATCCAGTACGTTCATTTGCGCTGGACACTGAACGCCGATCGTGAGTGAGTCCCAGCGGCCCCGTCCATCGGGGCTCGGCATCCGCGTTCGGGCCCTCTGGCGTGCGTTCGTCGTAGCTTGGCAGTTCGTCCCGCTCGCGGTCGCCTGGCTCCGGGACCGACGGCGGTTCCTGGTCGTCGGCCGCTCGCGGACGGTCACGAGCGCGGACCGCCGTCGCCGCGCCGAGTTCCTCAAGGACACCTTCGTCGAGTTGGGGCCGGCCTTCATCAAACTCGGGCAGATGCTCTCGACCCGGCCCGACGCCCTTCCGATCGAGTATACGGAGATCCTCTCGGAACTACAGGACAAGGTCCCACCCGAGGACTGGAGCGAGATCGAACCGGCGCTGGAGGCGGAACTGGGACCCATCGACGAGCAGTTCGACGAGTTCGACCGCGATCCCATCAGCGGTGCCTCGCTCGGGCAGGTCTACACTGCGGAACTCGACGGCCAGCGCGTCGCCGTCAAGGTCCTCCGGCCGAATATCCGGACCCGCGTCGAGTCGGACCTGCGGGTCCTGGAGACGCTGACGCCGATCCTGGTCCGCGGGGCGGAGCCCGCACAGGCGTTCACGCTGGAGAACCTCACCGAGGAGTTCGCCGCGACGATCCGCCGGGAGATGGATTACGCCCACGAGGCACGGATGCTCGACACGATCGGCGGGAACTTCGCCGACGACGACCGCATCGCCGTCCCGGAGGTCGTCGGGAGTCACTCGACGGACCGCGTGGTGACGATGAGCTACGTCGACGGGGTGAAGATCGACGACGTCGAACGGCTCGACGAGATCGGTGTCGACAGGAGTGCGCTCGTCCAGCGGTTAGAGGAGGTGTACATGCAGATGATCGTCGAGGACGGCGTCTTTCACGCCGACCCACATCCGGGGAACCTCGCGGTCCAGCCCGACGGAACCATCGTCTTCTACGACTTCGGGATGACTGGTTACCTGGGACCCCGGACCCGCGAACAGTTGCTGGAGTTCTACGTCGCGCTGGCGGCCGACGACGTGAATCGGGTGATGGACGCCTTCGTGGCGATGGGCGCACTCGATCCCGCTGCCGACCGCGAAGTGATGCGGGAGGCCTTCGAAATCGTTATCGACCAGTTCCGCGGCGAGGACATCAGCGACCTCCGGATCGAACAGCTCGTCGGCGAGTTCGAGAGCCAACTGTACGCGTTCCCGATGCGACTCCCACAGGACCTGGCGCTCGTGGTCCGGGTCTCGACTGTTCTGGAGGGAGTCTGTCGGACGCTCGATCCGGAGTTCGACTTCATCGAGATCATCACGGAGTACGTCACCGATCAACAGCGGAGCGAGGCCGGCAAAGCCATCGGAGCGGAGGTCCGCGACGCCGTCGCCTCGTCGGGACGGTCGCTCGTGACCGGCGGGCCACGGGCCGAGGACGCGCTCGACAGGGCCGACCGGGGCGACCTCCACCTGCGAACAGTGCTGGCCGACAGCGACGGCCTGCTCGGACTGATGGCCCGGCGGCTCCTGCTGGGGCTCGCCGTCGCAGTCGGCGTTCCACTCGTCGCCTTCCTCTATCTGGCCGGCGGGCTCCAGCCGGCCGCCGTCGCCGCCGGTGCGACGACGGTGGTCGCCGGCGTCCTCGTCTGGTCGTTCCGACGGCAGCGTGGCCCGCAGTTCGGAACCCCGCAGTTCACCCGCCACGAACTGCGACAGCGGCGGGACGACAGCTCCGACCAGTGAGTCAGAGGTCGCCCCGGTCGGCCATCGTCCGTACCTCCTCGGCCCGCTCACGGATCGCGTCCCACTCCTCGTCGCCCTTGTCGTCGACGTGGCTGTACATCAGTCCCATCCGGTGGTTCGACCGCAGTTCGTCCTCGTTACGTTTCAGGAAGTCCCAGTACAGCGTGTTGAACGGGCAGGCCCCCTCGCCGGTCGTCTTCGTCTTGTAGTACGGACAGCCCGAACAGTAGTCGCTCATCTTGTCGACGTAGTTCGCCGAGGACGCGTACGGTTTCGTGGCGAAGACGCCGGCACCGTACAGCCCCATCTCGACGACGTTGGGGGTGGTCACCCAGTGGAAGGCGTCGACGTAGCCCGCGTGGAACCAGCGGTTGAGCTGTGCGGGCTCGACGCCGTACAGCAGGCCGAAGTTCGAGAGGACCATCAGCCGCTCGATGTGGTGGGAGTAGCCCCGCTCGCGGACGCCGTCGACGACATCCGAGAGACAGGCCATCTCGGTCTCGCCGGTCCAGTAGAACTCGGGCAGGTCGGCCTCCGCGCCGAGTTGGTTCGCCGTGGCCAGTTCGGGCATCTCCCGGCGGTAGACGTGCCGGAGGAACTCCCGCCACCCGAGTATCTGCCGGACGAACCCCTCGACGCTGTTCAGCGGCGCGTCGCCGTCCTCGTAGGCAGCGATGGCCCGCTCGATCACCTCCTCGGGCAGCAGGAGGCCCAGGTTCAGCGAGGTCGACAGCAGGCTGTGGCTCATCGCCCACTCCCCGTCCCGCATCGCGTCCTGGTACGGACCGAACTCCGCGAGGCGGTGCTCGACGAAGTGATCCAGCGCACGGACGGCCTGCCGGCGGGTCACGGGCCAGCGGAACGGCTCGGGATCGGCCCAGGACCCGCCGTAGGGTTGGTCCTCGTACCCACCGTCGAAGGTCGTCTCGACCCACTCGGCGACCGCCGTGGTCGTCTCGTCGGGGTCGAACGTCGGTGGGTCGGCTGGCTCCCAGTCTTCGGGCGGCGTCTCGCGGTTCTGGTCGTCGTAGTTCCACTCCCCGCCGACCGGCTCGCCGTCGGCCATCAGATACCCGGTCTCGCGCCGCATGAACCGGTAGAACCCCTCGTGGCGGTACTGCCCGCCGTCAGTCCACGCGTCGAACTGCTCGCG
Above is a window of Haloarcula halophila DNA encoding:
- a CDS encoding MTH865 family protein produces the protein MVDKADLREQFTEAFQDAEYPISSPMDLVPALPAGPSTKFESGEFSMTAMELNTKLDGEFPYDSVNDFVDDVMASLEDQDLI
- a CDS encoding metal-dependent hydrolase; the encoded protein is MYRLGHYGTALLVYAPLGLGLLVADLPNLAVLGGALSLGLAPVPDYDQRLPLVSHRGITHTFLFAGVVGGVLGGLGWAVGASTDARSAILLGAFGALVGTTSVLAHLLADIITPAGIAPLWPLSARTYTLDLARADNTLANYLLLGLGVLAVTAVAAVTPIR
- a CDS encoding metal-dependent transcriptional regulator, with product MLSAKMEDYLKAIYRLEREGEAPVATSTIAETVGVTPPTATSMIEKLTDQEFLEREKYKGVTLTPEGETIALEVIRHHRLLETFLTEELGYDWATVHEEAEILEHHISEEFEQRLAEALDDPDVDPHGDPIPNDALEPIEDVPVSVLSDYDEGVQVEVARVRDREPDELTYLDGVGITPGTVLSITEVAPIGMVTVSLDSGDSVSLPEGVADAIQVHPPESDRAENGVTKA
- a CDS encoding TMEM165/GDT1 family protein, which gives rise to MSEVTWFTVVLIAAGSQLAVLPGEKVQFIIAGLSTRFSPYLVVAAAGTAFAGWTAIEIWLGSTVLQLLPAIVLDALTAVLFLVFAYLLVRTAPGKDAPQRSPSNAITTDGGELDVRVPVLDWKVPNALGGFLPIFAMMAFGEFGDKTQIITVSLAAQYAAHPTAIWTGEMLAIIPVSLANALFFHRFSHTFDIRKAHFAGAALFLFFALDFGLKVTLGVSVWEQLVTTVANALPV
- a CDS encoding AsnC family transcriptional regulator, whose product is MRGLDDTDREILDLLLSDARRPYSDIAEQVGLSAPAVSDRVDRLHEMGIIRGFTVDIDRSLLRSGVPVLINIDAAPGRGAAVAAGMADTDAVEHSFRTADDHVLVTATVHQTEVGALLDRAVEDMSDVADYEVRLLADSEWRPGLAGPEFAPDCAECGNTVDEEGVRRTLDGEPYYFCCESCAKRFVDQYESLKDGI
- a CDS encoding heavy metal translocating P-type ATPase, translating into MTTTTARLELTGMSCANCSATIEERVGELAGVSHVDANYATDEGSVEYDPDQVTLAEIFDAVEDAGYGVVTETVTVGITDMSCANCAETSAEALASTPGVVSADVNYATDEAQVTYNPADASIEDLYDAVESAGYTPVREDDDGEGGQSSSERRDAARDAETRRQRRLTLFGAAFSLPLLVMMADHLLGLGLLAGTVVGQYQGIVAFLLATPVQALLGRPFYENAYTALVKNRRANMDVLIALGSSTAYFYSVAALFGLIASTGLYFDTAAFILVFITLGNYLEARSKSQAGAAIQQLLEMEADTATVVHEDGSEAEIELSEVEVGDRLKVRPGEKIPTDGVVRDGNSAVDESMVTGESVPVEKEPGDEVVGSTVNQNGVLVVEATKVGEETAIQQIAERVRAAQSRQPDIQNVADRISAYFVPAVIANAVLWAVVWALTPDLLASFVGGLPIWGLAAGGPAAVGVTEFAVVVFASAVLIACPCALGLATPAATMVGTAIGARNGVLFKGGDILERVRDVDTVVFDKTGTLTEGEMELTDVEAVGPAADGGTLRTERERTAEFVLEVAASAESGSEHPLAEAIVEGARERGIDVEEPESFENVPGQGVRATTSHGDVLVGNRTLHSEAGVDVGPAEDRLDALEREGKTAMLVALRADGDDEYHLLGVLADADTVKGTAADAVSQLRERGTDVWLVTGDNERTARAVAEQVGIDPDNVKASVLPEDKADAVDDLQADGRRAMMVGDGVNDAPALAAAAVGCAIGSGTDVAIEAADVTLLRDDPADVLKAIRISEATLRKIKQNLFWALGYNTVMIPLASLGLLQPALAAGAMAASSVSVLANSLAFRRYVPDSDYRLLGFLQP
- a CDS encoding ABC1 kinase family protein; translated protein: MSESQRPRPSGLGIRVRALWRAFVVAWQFVPLAVAWLRDRRRFLVVGRSRTVTSADRRRRAEFLKDTFVELGPAFIKLGQMLSTRPDALPIEYTEILSELQDKVPPEDWSEIEPALEAELGPIDEQFDEFDRDPISGASLGQVYTAELDGQRVAVKVLRPNIRTRVESDLRVLETLTPILVRGAEPAQAFTLENLTEEFAATIRREMDYAHEARMLDTIGGNFADDDRIAVPEVVGSHSTDRVVTMSYVDGVKIDDVERLDEIGVDRSALVQRLEEVYMQMIVEDGVFHADPHPGNLAVQPDGTIVFYDFGMTGYLGPRTREQLLEFYVALAADDVNRVMDAFVAMGALDPAADREVMREAFEIVIDQFRGEDISDLRIEQLVGEFESQLYAFPMRLPQDLALVVRVSTVLEGVCRTLDPEFDFIEIITEYVTDQQRSEAGKAIGAEVRDAVASSGRSLVTGGPRAEDALDRADRGDLHLRTVLADSDGLLGLMARRLLLGLAVAVGVPLVAFLYLAGGLQPAAVAAGATTVVAGVLVWSFRRQRGPQFGTPQFTRHELRQRRDDSSDQ
- a CDS encoding cryptochrome/photolyase family protein: MTVWVRGDHLVRNRGPLARRPNDDVLLVEAESFGRRLPYHPHKLTLVFSAMRHFRDALREDGRAVDYRQVDTFADGLEAHFAAHPEETLVTTEPQAHGSRERIEDIVADAGGDVEFVPDERFCCSREQFDAWTDGGQYRHEGFYRFMRRETGYLMADGEPVGGEWNYDDQNRETPPEDWEPADPPTFDPDETTTAVAEWVETTFDGGYEDQPYGGSWADPEPFRWPVTRRQAVRALDHFVEHRLAEFGPYQDAMRDGEWAMSHSLLSTSLNLGLLLPEEVIERAIAAYEDGDAPLNSVEGFVRQILGWREFLRHVYRREMPELATANQLGAEADLPEFYWTGETEMACLSDVVDGVRERGYSHHIERLMVLSNFGLLYGVEPAQLNRWFHAGYVDAFHWVTTPNVVEMGLYGAGVFATKPYASSANYVDKMSDYCSGCPYYKTKTTGEGACPFNTLYWDFLKRNEDELRSNHRMGLMYSHVDDKGDEEWDAIRERAEEVRTMADRGDL